Below is a window of Nicotiana tabacum cultivar K326 chromosome 19, ASM71507v2, whole genome shotgun sequence DNA.
GCCTGTGACAACGTTGAAAAATTGATTTCATCACTTTGATCAAAACTAGACGGAGATAATGAGTCTATGTTAGTAGAGAAGGTGTTGGAAGATTGATTATCTTGAAATGAATCATATAAATTCTTGATGACAGCAACGCCACAAATTTCTGAACATGAACTGACTTTAGATTCTGAATTCGCTTCTGACGGTAACAAATTGGTATCATTATTTTGATTAGAAATAGGTAGAGATAACGAATCAATGTTAGTGGAGAAGGTGGTGGAAGTGTGATTATCTTGAAATGGATCATCCGAGTTTCTGGCGATAACAATACTACCACGAATTTCTGGGGATATGCTGACTCTAGATTCTGAATTCGCTTCTGActgtgacaaattggtatcattGTTCTGATTAGAAATAGGTGGAGATAATGAATCTATGTTAGTAGAGAAGGTGGTGAAAgtgaaattatcttgaaatagaTCATTTGAGTTCGTGACAACAGCAACACCACCATGAATTTCTGGGAATGGGCTGACTCTAGATTCTGAATCGGCTTCTAACGATAATAAATTGGTATAATCATTTTGATTTGAACTAGAGAGGGATAATGAATCTATGTTGATGGAAAATGTGATGGAAGTGTGATCATCTTCATCAAGATCATTATCATTGATTTCCCCAAAACTTGAAGAAGTGTGACAAATGCTAGGTGATTGATTTGTGTGAATAGGAATTTTGGGTTTTGGCTTTGGAATTGGTTCTAATATATCTACTGAATTTGGCTTACTACAACCACTACAACCAGCTCCATTAGAAATGAATAATTTCCCAAAATTCCATTTTTTCTTGCTCTTTGAAGACATTATAGAGgtagaaggaagaaaaagaaagaaaagaagatctGCAAATATGTGAGTAATTTAAAAGGTTATATAAGGTTTTGGATAGTTGTATTTTTCATAGGTTCCGTGTTTTTTGAGTTTAATTAAATTTGGAAACAAAtggaattttgttttcttttttcttgtctCTTTCATTTAGGGGCTTATCTTTCGGAAAAAGGTAGTTGGGTGTgaggaaaaatataaaataggGAAAGTTtgttgaaaaaaacaaaaagaattttATAAGGTTTAATTTTCTTTCGGGAAAAAGGATATTTATTGACAAAATTGAGGTAAAACTATGTAGTTAATTATAGGTACGTAAAAATACAGTCAAATCACTCTATAACAACATCTttatataacagtcattcactataaaagctaaGTTTCCATCGAAATcgatttttaagttatattttacctTCATATAACAGCATTTTACCTATAACAATAATATTCACATTATATAGTAGAACGTTCTTTGTAAAATTACCTCTCTATAATAACTATGTAGTATCTCTAAGATTACTAATAATTCTAAAAATCTACACAAAATCTTTCCATTGAGCAAAGTTTTCATCTTGCCTAGTGGTGTTTACATCTCTTATTTGATTTGAGAGCGATTATAAAGTGAGCAGGTTACCTAGTGTGCACCCGAAGGGTAGTGGCTGCGAGTTTCCttggaaatttttca
It encodes the following:
- the LOC142173799 gene encoding uncharacterized protein LOC142173799, translating into MSSKSKKKWNFGKLFISNGAGCSGCSKPNSVDILEPIPKPKPKIPIHTNQSPSICHTSSSFGEINDNDLDEDDHTSITFSINIDSLSLSSSNQNDYTNLLSLEADSESRVSPFPEIHGGVAVVTNSNDLFQDNFTFTTFSTNIDSLSPPISNQNNDTNLSQSEANSESRVSISPEIRGSIVIARNSDDPFQDNHTSTTFSTNIDSLSLPISNQNNDTNLLPSEANSESKVSSCSEICGVAVIKNLYDSFQDNQSSNTFSTNIDSLSPSSFDQSDEINFSTLSQANSKFRVNSCPEIHGCVAVVKDSSDPFQDFKKSMLQMIFEMEIYSPEDLKELLNCFLHLNSPSYREIIIQAFLDIYAN